A window of the Microplitis mediator isolate UGA2020A chromosome 5, iyMicMedi2.1, whole genome shotgun sequence genome harbors these coding sequences:
- the LOC130667337 gene encoding uncharacterized protein LOC130667337: MKETEKIITSLKAKILNVEIKITAWLCNVGSQQSSKERRSNTCVLNFTDVQLPKEVESILNLEPGFGIPLTPRQVPVGVLIKDLENGLRFVDIAGSDLKTVKEEQNNIRSKAVYLISNYYRRNRRKQSTRITTDFKTTKYFLKEHSDLIITRSDKDGNTVIMYEEEYLKEMYKLLEDKDTYLHLNKDPTSKYEKMANDLVAKLKRNLIISEGLEKEFKSYNSVSPKLYGLRKTHKPGCVMRPVVSSIKSPCYKIARFLHQILSTSLASKFVFSIKNSFEFVKFIKEVKLPKDYVLVSLDVVALFTNISKQLVKDIINEDWHELAGLIKIPKDMLLEVIQFCFDSSYLQFNGTCYQQLDGSSMGNPASPILANIVMDHILKRIMKLLPFPVPFLKVYVDDTILSIPEDKVDSILDIFNSVNKKIQFTMEIEKENRLPFLDVVVIRKDDGSLLTDWYIKPTSSVADEVQIKDETFNKDQIMV, translated from the exons ATGAAAGAAACagagaaaataataacatcTCTTAAGGCTAAAATTCTCAATGTTGAGATCAAAATAACAGCTTG gtTATGTAATGTTGGGTCTCAGCAGAGTAGTAAGGAAAGAAGGTCGAACACATGTGTCTTAAACTTCACAGATGTGCAACTACCGAAGGAAGTGGAAAGTATATTGAATTTAGAACCAGGTTTTGGTATTCCTTTAACCCCTAGACAAGTTCCAGTAGGAGTGTTGATTAAAGATCTGGAAAATGGTTTAAGATTTGTAGATATAGCTGGTAGTGATTTAAAAACAGTGAAAGAAGAACAAAATAACATAAGATCTAAAGCAGTGTATTTGATTTCTAACTATTACAGGAGGAATCGTAGGAAGCAGAGTACGAGAATTACAACAGATTTTAAGACAACGAAATACTTCTTGAAAGAACACtcagatttaattataacGAGATCGGATAAAGATGGTAATACTGTAATTATGTATGAGGAAGAGTATCTAAAAGaaatgtataaattattagaagacAAGGATACATATTTACATCTTAATAAGGATCCAACTAGTAAATATGAGAAAATGGCTAATGATTTAGTGgctaaattaaaaagaaatttaattatctcagAAGGTCTTGAGAAAGAATTCAAAAGCTACAATTCAGTGTCACCGAAACTTTATGGATTGAGAAAAACTCACAAACCAGGGTGTGTTATGAGACCTGTAGTGAGCTCAATAAAATCTCCATGTTACAAAATAGCTAGATTTCTACATCAAATATTATCAACATCTTTAGCATCAAAATTTgtattctctataaaaaattcttttgagTTCGTGAAGTTTATAAAAGAGGTTAAATTACCAAAAGATTATGTTTTAGTGTCACTGGATGTAGTGGCGCTTTTCACTAACATCTCTAAACAACTTGTGAAAGACATAATAAATGAGGACTGGCACGAACTAGCaggattaataaaaataccaaaagACATGTTGTTGGAagtaatacaattttgttttgattCGAGCTATCTACAATTCAATGGAACTTGTTACCAACAGCTTGACGGTTCCAGCATGGGCAACCCAGCTAGCCCAATATTAGCCAACATAGTAATGGATCACATACTTAAAAGGATAATGAAGCTTCTACCTTTTCCAGTCCCTTTTTTGAAGGTTTATGTCGACGATACTATCTTATCTATTCCAGAAGATAAAGTGGACTCAATTTTAGACATCTTTaatagtgtaaataaaaaaattcagtttaccATGGAAATTGAGAAAGAGAATAGGTTACCATTTTTGGATGTGGTGGTAATAAGGAAAGATGATGGTTCATTATTGACTGACTGGTACATTAAACCAACTAGCTCTG ttgCTGATGAAGTCCAAATAAAGGACGAAACGTTCAACAAAGATCAAATAAtggtttga
- the LOC130667338 gene encoding putative uncharacterized protein DDB_G0287457 — MQSNKNNNTITSGVFKDQNIDSISSGDIVDLNDGYGDTQIEFILGKVDEITVSNMNSMKESLKKCIQEHVLEIKNSLSEVLYHEMSKFSNELRNDFNALKTAVMNCHMHEMDSVINDDNNNNSGNNGTGTSDGSRKNDGSSNNNKNVTYNTITKRILKPQVERIIIKAQNVSPTTNTLNVIKSSIDVIDLGINIKKVSSESNGNVIIDVEENSDKVKLTNAIHNRHGDAYKVKEINQQFPKIKIVGFEDSVVQIDE; from the coding sequence atgcaatcgaataaaaataataatacgatTACAAGTGGTGTTTTCAAAGACCAAAATATAGATTCAATTTCCTCGGGCGACATAGTCGATCTTAATGATGGTTATGGCGATACACAGATAGAGTTTATTTTGGGTAAAGTAGACGAAATCACTGTTAGTAACATGAATAGTATGAAAGAATCTCTAAAAAAGTGTATTCAAGAACATgttttagaaattaaaaattctctcAGTGAAGTTTTATATCATGAAATGTCGAAGTTTTCTAATGaattaagaaatgattttaatgCACTGAAAACAGCAGTCATGAATTGCCATATGCACGAGATGGATTCTGTCATAAatgatgacaataataataatagtggtAATAACGGTACTGGTACGAGTGATGGGAGTAGGAAGAACGATGGTAGCAGTAATAACAACAAGAACGTAACCTATAATACAATTACCAAAAGAATATTAAAACCACAAGTAGAGcgaattataattaaagcTCAGAACGTATCACCAACAACTAATAcattaaatgtaataaaaagtaGTATTGACGTTATTGATCTTggtatcaatataaaaaaagtatcctCTGAATCGAATGGAAATGTTATTATTGACGTGGAAGAAAATTCCGATAAGGTTAAGTTGACTAATGCTATTCATAATAGACATGGTGATGCGTATAAAGTTAAAGAAATAAACCAACAATTtcctaaaattaaaattgttggTTTTGAAGACAGTGTTGTACAAATAGATGAATAG